Proteins encoded within one genomic window of Amycolatopsis sp. 2-15:
- a CDS encoding alginate lyase family protein — translation MRRQLRILGATVLTAVLAVVPLSGTTAAAQPVPHTVVTDGKKLAQIRAELRGGHATSAQKAALKTLLGKADEALTAGPWSVMDKPTTPPSGDKHDYQSQAPYQWASQPKTPDNPQGCPYVNRDGERNPEADAITDHTYRMVAWDAIYYLSTAWYYTGDAKYAQRAALDIRTWFLDPATRMNPNMTYSQIVPCKNTISGTGIIDSTQSFSQLLDAFALLDSGAPGWTGHDRSAIRAWLGQYLTWMQTSPQAKLELAATNNHSTFLDMQNATIAAYLGKTDQARKIVTDALHKRFPVQFDADGNQPLELTRTISWHYVNFNLTAWGRMAEVGHTLGVDVWGYRASNGVTLRKVVDRLIPAALHGVPSWPFPQIAPLDQSIAADIFHAAAEEAHDTDAAKALEQMPLPAGGDTWPVRVTCFPLDPPLK, via the coding sequence GTGCGAAGGCAGTTACGCATTCTCGGCGCGACCGTGCTCACCGCGGTCCTCGCGGTGGTCCCGCTGAGCGGCACGACAGCGGCGGCCCAGCCGGTGCCGCACACGGTCGTGACGGACGGCAAGAAGCTGGCACAGATCCGCGCCGAGCTGCGCGGCGGACACGCCACCTCGGCGCAGAAAGCCGCGCTGAAGACGTTGCTGGGCAAGGCCGACGAGGCGCTGACCGCCGGCCCGTGGTCGGTCATGGACAAGCCCACCACCCCGCCGAGCGGCGACAAGCACGACTACCAGAGCCAGGCGCCCTACCAGTGGGCCAGCCAGCCGAAGACGCCGGACAACCCGCAGGGCTGCCCCTACGTGAACCGAGACGGCGAGCGCAACCCCGAGGCCGACGCGATCACCGACCACACCTACCGCATGGTGGCGTGGGACGCGATCTACTACCTCAGCACGGCCTGGTATTACACCGGCGACGCGAAGTACGCCCAGCGCGCCGCCCTCGACATCCGCACGTGGTTCCTCGACCCGGCGACGCGGATGAACCCGAACATGACCTACTCGCAGATCGTGCCGTGCAAGAACACGATCAGCGGCACGGGGATCATCGACTCCACGCAGTCGTTCAGCCAGCTGCTCGACGCGTTCGCGCTGCTCGACTCCGGCGCGCCCGGCTGGACCGGCCACGACCGCTCGGCGATCCGCGCGTGGCTCGGGCAGTACCTGACCTGGATGCAGACCAGCCCGCAGGCGAAGCTGGAGCTGGCCGCGACCAACAACCACAGCACGTTCCTCGACATGCAGAACGCCACCATCGCCGCGTACCTCGGCAAGACGGACCAGGCGCGCAAGATCGTCACCGACGCGCTGCACAAGCGGTTTCCGGTCCAGTTCGACGCCGACGGCAACCAGCCGCTCGAGCTCACGCGCACGATCTCGTGGCACTACGTGAACTTCAACCTCACGGCGTGGGGCCGGATGGCCGAGGTCGGGCACACCCTCGGCGTCGACGTGTGGGGCTACCGCGCGAGCAACGGCGTGACCCTGCGCAAGGTCGTCGACCGGCTCATCCCGGCGGCGCTGCACGGCGTGCCGTCGTGGCCGTTTCCGCAGATCGCCCCGCTCGACCAGTCGATCGCCGCCGACATCTTCCACGCGGCCGCCGAGGAGGCCCACGACACCGACGCGGCGAAGGCGCTCGAGCAGATGCCGCTGCCCGCAGGCGGGGACACGTGGCCGGTGCGCGTCACCTGCTTCCCGCTCGACCCGCCGCTCAAGTGA
- a CDS encoding LUD domain-containing protein yields the protein MTTSLFTAPASAQRLQRTATALAAHGFTVEILDDVAAARTRVTELVPQGASVLTAASETLRLSGIDDDLNSSGRYEAIKPRTLAMDRATAADDIRRLRASPDFLVGSAAAVTETGSLVIASGSGSQLPASSGGAARAIWFVGAQKVVPDLDAALRRVEDHCLPLESERALAAYGWPSAVNRLLVLNAEPFPGRSTIVLLREAIGF from the coding sequence ATGACCACCTCGCTGTTCACTGCCCCGGCTTCCGCGCAGCGCTTGCAGCGCACGGCCACCGCGTTGGCCGCACACGGCTTCACCGTCGAGATCCTCGACGACGTCGCCGCGGCCCGCACCCGCGTCACCGAACTGGTCCCCCAGGGCGCCAGCGTACTCACCGCGGCCAGCGAAACGCTGCGCTTGTCCGGCATCGACGACGACCTCAACTCCAGCGGGCGGTACGAGGCGATCAAGCCCCGCACCCTGGCCATGGACCGCGCCACCGCGGCCGACGACATCCGCCGGCTGCGCGCCAGCCCCGACTTCCTCGTGGGCAGCGCCGCCGCCGTCACCGAAACCGGCTCGCTCGTGATCGCCTCCGGCAGCGGCAGCCAGCTGCCCGCGTCGTCCGGCGGCGCCGCCCGCGCGATCTGGTTCGTCGGAGCACAGAAAGTCGTGCCCGACCTGGACGCCGCCCTGCGCCGCGTCGAAGACCACTGCCTGCCCCTGGAAAGCGAGCGCGCCCTCGCGGCCTACGGCTGGCCCAGCGCCGTCAACCGGCTGCTGGTCCTCAACGCGGAGCCTTTCCCGGGGCGCAGCACCATCGTGTTGCTCCGCGAAGCCATCGGGTTCTGA
- the sigJ gene encoding RNA polymerase sigma factor SigJ yields MSERRHLTNLAYRLLGSLAEAEDAVQETYARWYALSREQRDAVESPGAWLTTVAGRICLNLLGSARARRETYVGEWIPEPLPGPAEWPGRAGGADPADRVTLDESVGMAFLVVLESMTPAERVAFVLHDVFRYTFSEVAGIVGRTPAACRQLASSARRRVRAARAPASPVARHASVVRDFKQAWEAKDITALIGLLDPDATATADGGGRALTFLHPIEGAEPIARAWIELAHRALGTTTLAERTVNGQPGLVAERDGITQTVYAFDVADDRIKHIWVIRNPEKLRPWLTD; encoded by the coding sequence ATGAGCGAGCGCCGGCACCTGACCAACCTCGCCTACCGGCTGCTCGGCTCCCTGGCCGAGGCCGAGGACGCCGTGCAGGAGACCTACGCCCGCTGGTACGCGCTGTCGCGGGAACAGCGGGACGCCGTCGAGTCTCCCGGTGCGTGGCTGACGACGGTCGCCGGCCGCATCTGCCTCAACCTGCTCGGTTCGGCGCGCGCCCGGCGGGAGACCTACGTGGGCGAATGGATCCCCGAGCCACTGCCCGGGCCCGCGGAGTGGCCCGGCCGAGCGGGCGGCGCCGACCCGGCCGACCGCGTCACCCTCGACGAGTCGGTCGGCATGGCCTTCCTCGTGGTGCTCGAGTCGATGACCCCGGCCGAGCGCGTGGCGTTCGTCCTGCACGACGTGTTCCGCTACACGTTCAGCGAAGTGGCCGGGATCGTCGGCCGCACGCCGGCGGCCTGCCGGCAGCTGGCTTCCTCGGCACGCCGGCGGGTGCGCGCGGCCCGGGCACCCGCCAGCCCGGTGGCCCGGCACGCGAGCGTCGTGAGGGACTTCAAACAGGCGTGGGAAGCGAAGGACATCACCGCCCTGATCGGCCTGCTCGATCCCGACGCCACGGCGACCGCCGACGGCGGCGGACGCGCCCTGACCTTCCTCCACCCCATCGAAGGCGCCGAGCCGATCGCGCGGGCCTGGATCGAGCTCGCCCACCGCGCACTCGGCACCACCACGCTGGCGGAACGTACGGTCAACGGCCAGCCCGGGCTCGTGGCCGAGCGCGACGGAATCACGCAGACGGTGTACGCGTTCGACGTCGCGGACGATCGGATCAAGCACATCTGGGTGATCCGCAACCCC